The genomic window GAGGAAATGACTTCTTTTATGGATAATTTAAAAACATTATTCATAGAAAAGCTTAAAATGGATTCTTCAAAAGATGAAGAGACCGTATTAAAACAAGCAAATTATTTAGTACTCGCAAAGCACGGTTTAGCTGCCGCAGCAAGAGTAAACAGCAAGAAAGAAATTGAAGATTATATCGAATTGACGTTTAAAAACCTCTAATCATTTTTTTTACACTATAACTAAACGAATGTTTAGTTATTTAAAACAATTATTAAATTAAAAAGAAAACAAACATTATGACAACATTAAAAATTCACAACATCGAAAGTGCTCCAGCAGAAAGCAAACCATTATTAGAAAACTCTCAAAAAGCTTATGGAATGATTCCTGGTTTACACGGTGTATTAGCTGCATCTCCACAAATCCTTAAGGCATACCAACAATTACATGAATTATTTGTAAGCTCGTCTTTCAACGAAAATGAATTAACAGTAGTATGGCAAACCATTAACGTAGAGCATGCATGTCATTATTGCGTACCTGCACATACAGGAATTGCAAAAATGATGAAAGTTGACGACGCTATTACTGAAGCTTTACGTAACGAAACACCTCTTGCAGATCCTAAACTAGAAGCGCTTCGTACTATGACATTATCTATAGTTCGTAACCGTGGTAATGTATCTCAAGCAGATTTAGATGCTTTTTACGCTGCTGGATATGGTGAGCAACAAGTATTAGACATTATTTTAGGACTGTCTCAAAAAGTAATTAGCAACTATACAAATCACATCGCAAACACACCTGTTGATGATGCTTTTAAAAGTTTTGCTTGGAAAAAATAAAAAATGTAGTCCCCTAAAACTACAATTTAATAGCTGTAAGCCTTCCTCCTATTAAGAGGAAGGTTTATTAATAAACAAACATAAGACATGATTAAAATAACAGTAATGTACCCTAATAATGCCGATTTAAAATTCGACAAACAATATTACATTAAAAACCACAGTCAATTACTTATCGATTTATTAGGTGATGCTATCATATCTTCCGATATAAATTTCGGACTAGCCGGAGCAACTCCAGACCAACCAGCTCCTTATGTCGTTATTGCAAATTTGGTATTCAAGTCTATGGAAACATTCCAACAATCTTTCGGTGCAAATGCTGAAGCTATTTTAGCAGATTTGCCTAATTTCACTAATGCAAAACCAGAAGTTCAAATTAGTGAAGTTGTTTAATTTTTCTTACTATACAAGAAATTACACTAACAGAATTAATACGCAT from Algibacter sp. L1A34 includes these protein-coding regions:
- a CDS encoding carboxymuconolactone decarboxylase family protein, whose translation is MTTLKIHNIESAPAESKPLLENSQKAYGMIPGLHGVLAASPQILKAYQQLHELFVSSSFNENELTVVWQTINVEHACHYCVPAHTGIAKMMKVDDAITEALRNETPLADPKLEALRTMTLSIVRNRGNVSQADLDAFYAAGYGEQQVLDIILGLSQKVISNYTNHIANTPVDDAFKSFAWKK
- a CDS encoding EthD family reductase, whose translation is MIKITVMYPNNADLKFDKQYYIKNHSQLLIDLLGDAIISSDINFGLAGATPDQPAPYVVIANLVFKSMETFQQSFGANAEAILADLPNFTNAKPEVQISEVV